The following coding sequences are from one Paenibacillus sp. FSL R5-0912 window:
- a CDS encoding recombinase family protein, with protein sequence MVKSGSVNKVALYCRYAHKKSESDASVEQERRSLQAFCESRGYEVAGVYLDNGYSGMTLDNPSLQQLLSDLRDDRFDTVAIRTGTVLSRDIVKFIGLYVDEFLPRKKELLIMDLNSSMSDLLMQPLYSRFDEV encoded by the coding sequence ATGGTTAAGTCTGGTAGTGTCAATAAGGTTGCGCTATATTGTCGTTACGCTCATAAGAAGTCTGAGTCGGATGCATCTGTTGAACAGGAGCGGAGAAGTTTGCAAGCGTTCTGTGAATCCAGGGGGTATGAAGTGGCTGGGGTTTATTTGGACAATGGGTATTCAGGTATGACCCTCGATAATCCTTCTTTACAACAGTTATTAAGTGATCTGAGAGATGATAGATTCGATACGGTTGCGATTAGAACTGGTACTGTTTTATCACGTGATATTGTAAAGTTTATAGGTTTGTACGTTGATGAGTTTTTACCGAGAAAGAAGGAGCTGTTAATCATGGATCTTAATTCGAGCATGTCAGATTTGCTCATGCAGCCACTTTATAGTAGGTTCGACGAAGTATAA
- a CDS encoding recombinase family protein, whose protein sequence is MVVKTNSSFINEHNMSDLSQANVLSGTRLNQIAEGKATASKDIRVVTLYRVSTKKQVTKSENGEDIPTQKKACGNYIKKQSNWLLSKEYMEAGVSGFKKKSSERDVLQQILIAAQNNEFDVLLVYMFDRIGRQTYDTPLYIQALAEAGVRIVSVVEGEYEIDDHMGDMMIFLRNWQSNGESRKTSKRVDESHKQMVEQGIYRGGTVPYGYKTVPSGKFNKKGKELLRVVIDEEAAAVVRQIFDWVALEGYGQYLIPKMLNEKGITTKKGKPWASNTISSILRNPTFMGYMSYARGKEKEVRSSEANPDLIIISEEKWNRVQAIRAGRNPEQRKKQGVEVMAKNTKGDMILIGLARCGHCGYTFSSTPNIKKYTLKDGTEVKHKQMKYRCSGKGQKKAIHCKGQTTYSQNRVESVVLDEVLRYLDQLERVDLSEKLNELKKRNAGQDVIQLQRLSKELDDAQEEMKTYKAEVKLSLKGIGKFTSELLSELIEETGQRIAELDGQVEQARREVETKRIERKELETLQQHIPNWRKVFNQASAQQKKMMLRTIIGGIEIHRDSIKVQFKLRISQFIGTLGVEVGGLLDSDKVLE, encoded by the coding sequence ATGGTTGTAAAAACGAACAGTTCATTTATTAACGAACACAATATGAGCGATCTATCACAAGCTAATGTTTTGAGTGGTACGAGATTAAATCAAATTGCTGAGGGTAAGGCAACGGCAAGCAAGGATATTCGTGTTGTGACATTGTATCGGGTATCTACAAAAAAACAAGTAACTAAGTCGGAGAATGGTGAAGATATTCCTACTCAAAAGAAGGCATGTGGGAATTATATTAAGAAGCAATCCAATTGGTTACTTTCAAAAGAGTACATGGAAGCTGGAGTATCAGGTTTTAAGAAAAAATCATCAGAACGTGATGTGTTGCAACAAATCTTAATTGCTGCTCAAAATAATGAGTTTGATGTACTACTCGTTTATATGTTTGATAGGATTGGAAGACAGACGTATGATACGCCACTGTATATACAAGCATTAGCAGAAGCAGGGGTGCGGATTGTTTCCGTAGTGGAAGGCGAATATGAAATCGATGACCACATGGGAGATATGATGATTTTCTTGCGAAATTGGCAGTCGAATGGTGAAAGTCGCAAAACGTCCAAGCGAGTAGATGAATCGCATAAACAGATGGTCGAGCAGGGGATTTATCGAGGAGGTACAGTGCCGTATGGTTATAAGACTGTGCCCTCCGGAAAGTTCAACAAGAAAGGCAAGGAATTACTCAGAGTAGTCATTGACGAAGAGGCTGCTGCTGTAGTCAGACAAATCTTTGATTGGGTTGCCTTGGAGGGGTACGGGCAGTATTTGATCCCGAAGATGTTGAATGAAAAAGGTATAACGACTAAAAAAGGTAAGCCGTGGGCATCCAATACGATTAGTTCGATTCTACGGAATCCGACCTTTATGGGGTACATGAGTTATGCAAGAGGAAAGGAAAAGGAAGTTCGTTCAAGTGAGGCTAATCCCGATCTCATTATTATCTCCGAAGAAAAATGGAATCGAGTGCAAGCGATTCGAGCAGGACGCAATCCAGAGCAAAGGAAGAAGCAAGGAGTTGAGGTCATGGCTAAAAATACGAAGGGTGATATGATTCTAATTGGATTGGCACGTTGTGGGCATTGCGGGTATACGTTCTCTTCTACGCCAAACATAAAAAAATACACACTGAAAGATGGAACGGAAGTAAAGCATAAACAGATGAAATATCGTTGCTCAGGTAAAGGGCAGAAAAAAGCGATTCACTGTAAAGGACAGACGACCTATTCTCAGAATCGTGTGGAAAGCGTAGTGCTTGACGAGGTACTGCGGTATCTAGATCAATTGGAGCGAGTTGATTTGAGCGAGAAACTGAATGAGCTAAAAAAACGGAATGCGGGTCAAGATGTAATACAGCTTCAACGATTGAGTAAAGAGCTTGATGATGCCCAAGAAGAAATGAAGACGTATAAAGCCGAGGTAAAGCTTTCCCTCAAAGGAATAGGCAAGTTTACAAGTGAACTGTTGAGTGAGTTAATTGAGGAGACAGGACAAAGAATCGCTGAACTGGATGGGCAAGTCGAGCAAGCCAGACGGGAGGTTGAAACCAAACGGATTGAGCGGAAGGAACTAGAGACATTGCAGCAGCACATTCCGAACTGGCGCAAGGTTTTTAATCAGGCTTCAGCCCAGCAAAAGAAAATGATGCTACGCACGATCATTGGAGGTATCGAGATCCATAGAGATAGCATCAAGGTTCAATTTAAACTGCGAATCAGTCAGTTCATTGGCACGTTGGGTGTCGAGGTTGGTGGTTTATTAGATTCGGATAAAGTGCTTGAGTAA
- a CDS encoding SMODS domain-containing nucleotidyltransferase, whose amino-acid sequence MSVSENFSQFCSNLRMSDSTVSTIQQRYKQITKRINLDYRDSSSETSYSLYVGSYGRGTEIWTSDIDVIVQLPYATYQKFNNYSGNGQSALLQEVKGVLQKTYSSSYIKSDGQVVGINFADNIDFEIVPAFINDGGSYTYPDTNDAGSWKTTDPRKEIDAMNTRNSSTNKNLKRLCRMARAWKKHCDVGMSGILIDTLAYKFIDDWEYKDKSYVYYDWMSRDFFEYLKDIDTDKTYWLAPGSNRYVYKDKNFQSKAATAYTNSLEAIEYESKDQFSSAKIAWRKVYGTKFPS is encoded by the coding sequence GTGTCCGTAAGTGAAAACTTTAGTCAGTTTTGTTCAAATCTTAGAATGAGTGATTCTACTGTAAGTACGATACAGCAAAGATATAAACAAATAACAAAACGTATAAATCTTGATTATAGAGACAGCAGTTCAGAAACATCCTACAGTTTATACGTAGGTTCCTATGGTCGAGGAACGGAAATATGGACTAGTGATATTGATGTGATCGTACAGCTACCGTATGCGACATATCAAAAGTTTAATAACTATAGTGGAAACGGGCAATCTGCATTATTACAAGAAGTCAAAGGAGTTCTTCAGAAAACATATAGTAGCTCTTACATTAAAAGCGATGGGCAGGTTGTTGGAATTAATTTCGCAGATAACATTGATTTTGAAATTGTTCCTGCATTTATTAATGATGGTGGCAGTTATACATATCCTGACACAAATGATGCTGGAAGTTGGAAGACAACTGACCCGCGAAAAGAAATAGATGCTATGAACACAAGAAATAGCAGCACAAATAAAAATTTAAAAAGGCTCTGCCGCATGGCTCGCGCTTGGAAAAAACACTGTGATGTAGGGATGAGTGGCATTCTGATTGATACCTTAGCTTATAAATTTATTGATGACTGGGAGTATAAAGATAAGTCATACGTATATTATGACTGGATGAGCAGGGATTTTTTCGAATATCTCAAAGATATAGATACTGACAAAACCTATTGGTTAGCACCAGGGAGTAACCGCTACGTTTATAAGGATAAGAACTTCCAAAGCAAAGCAGCAACAGCCTATACTAATTCATTAGAAGCTATTGAGTATGAAAGTAAGGACCAATTCTCATCTGCGAAAATAGCGTGGAGGAAAGTTTATGGAACGAAGTTCCCGAGTTAG
- a CDS encoding SLATT domain-containing protein — protein sequence MERSSRVSQGYKLESQIREAYGRIVYTFTCHNKIVQRMLSKNEYIKVFQIVLSALTTGGFIVAIIIDEKIASIVGALISVILLILNAYTKNFDLVETAQSHQKAADALWVIREEYVSLLTDFELLDDAVIMAKRDELQNRTAEIYAQSPRTDSKSYAAAQKALQTEEEQTFNDNEIDVMLPNAIRRGNRNLND from the coding sequence ATGGAACGAAGTTCCCGAGTTAGTCAAGGTTATAAATTGGAGTCTCAAATTAGAGAGGCATACGGTCGGATTGTATATACTTTTACATGTCACAATAAAATCGTTCAGAGAATGCTGTCTAAGAACGAATATATTAAAGTGTTTCAAATAGTTCTCTCGGCCCTAACTACAGGCGGGTTTATTGTTGCAATAATCATTGACGAGAAAATTGCTAGTATTGTAGGAGCATTGATTTCTGTCATTCTTCTAATTTTGAATGCTTATACTAAGAATTTCGATTTAGTTGAAACTGCTCAAAGTCATCAAAAAGCTGCAGATGCACTTTGGGTAATACGTGAAGAATACGTATCTCTATTAACGGATTTTGAATTGCTGGATGATGCAGTAATAATGGCGAAAAGAGACGAATTACAGAATAGAACAGCTGAGATATATGCTCAATCACCAAGGACTGATTCAAAAAGTTATGCTGCTGCACAGAAGGCATTACAGACAGAGGAAGAGCAAACATTCAATGATAATGAAATTGACGTTATGCTGCCAAATGCGATACGTAGGGGAAATAGAAACTTGAATGATTAA
- a CDS encoding P-loop ATPase, Sll1717 family translates to MTNRLPLDEIQFGKIDAYNEYQEYGIDLFKNSFYKYDMYKIDDFLNGSKYYICGNKGTGKTALLKYLECELAIDPEKLIIPIRFKSDLDNEEKKALHSASASANVIEETVEDINTYSSNDNVIVWQVFLITKIFDAMNSGEYSVFKHSRELVVLQQLLKAIQVEKSRIVPKINKSLIKFNASLVKGIDAELELEIGFDKVTNKVNYYKFAKTIIRIFESLEFDYNKVFVLVDELELSVKSSKENKRDVELVRDLIIAIEKLNGISKKKGYSICFIASIRGEVINSVLSAGYEINKAIEDFGVTINWFQKGGNYQESPLIKIIESKIIASEKLKGITNHGDIWGKYFSDTINGIEVRKYLLSYSWYRPRDIVRMMREVQTYVGNSVIFSQEMFDKALQDYSEKSWTEFAEELRLAYSSDDLKAIKKILTNIEVPFSFNYLSDRVKKLSEMYDFIGSFYNRHKLIDVLEKLFEWGIIGNSGQRMVFKFMRDGDLAPTESMIIHKPLRNFFAVKSHER, encoded by the coding sequence GTGACAAATAGACTTCCATTAGATGAGATTCAATTTGGTAAAATCGACGCATACAATGAATATCAAGAGTATGGAATAGATTTATTTAAAAACTCATTTTATAAATACGATATGTATAAAATTGACGATTTCTTAAATGGAAGTAAATATTATATTTGCGGCAATAAAGGTACAGGCAAAACCGCTCTGCTAAAATATTTAGAGTGTGAATTGGCTATTGATCCTGAAAAATTAATTATACCTATCAGATTTAAAAGTGATCTTGATAATGAAGAGAAGAAAGCACTGCATAGTGCTAGTGCTTCTGCCAATGTGATTGAAGAAACCGTAGAAGATATAAACACATACTCATCAAATGATAATGTAATTGTGTGGCAAGTTTTTCTTATTACTAAAATTTTTGATGCAATGAATTCAGGTGAGTACTCAGTATTTAAACACAGCAGAGAACTTGTTGTACTTCAACAACTATTAAAAGCAATACAAGTTGAAAAAAGTAGAATTGTGCCTAAAATCAATAAGAGTCTTATTAAATTTAATGCTTCCCTAGTAAAAGGAATAGATGCTGAATTAGAGTTAGAGATTGGATTCGACAAAGTCACAAACAAAGTCAATTATTATAAATTTGCAAAAACTATTATTAGAATATTTGAAAGCCTAGAGTTTGATTACAACAAAGTATTTGTTTTAGTAGACGAATTGGAGCTATCTGTTAAAAGTAGTAAAGAAAACAAAAGAGATGTTGAGTTGGTACGTGATTTAATTATTGCTATAGAGAAGTTAAATGGCATTTCTAAGAAAAAGGGCTACAGTATATGTTTTATTGCATCAATACGAGGTGAAGTGATAAATAGTGTCTTATCTGCTGGTTATGAAATTAATAAAGCAATCGAGGATTTCGGGGTCACTATAAACTGGTTTCAAAAAGGTGGTAACTACCAAGAAAGTCCTTTGATAAAAATAATTGAGAGTAAGATAATTGCTTCTGAGAAACTTAAGGGAATTACAAATCATGGAGATATTTGGGGAAAGTATTTTTCTGATACTATAAATGGCATTGAGGTGAGGAAATACTTACTTAGTTATTCTTGGTATAGACCAAGGGATATCGTAAGAATGATGAGAGAGGTTCAAACTTACGTAGGGAATTCAGTCATATTCTCACAAGAAATGTTTGACAAAGCTTTACAGGATTATTCGGAGAAAAGTTGGACTGAATTTGCAGAAGAATTGAGACTTGCTTATTCTTCGGATGATCTAAAAGCAATAAAGAAAATACTAACCAACATAGAAGTTCCATTTTCATTTAATTATTTATCAGATAGAGTGAAGAAATTAAGCGAAATGTATGACTTTATTGGATCATTTTATAATAGGCACAAGTTAATTGATGTTCTCGAAAAATTATTTGAATGGGGTATTATAGGAAATAGTGGACAGCGTATGGTATTCAAATTTATGAGAGACGGAGATTTGGCTCCTACTGAGAGTATGATTATTCATAAACCATTGAGAAATTTTTTTGCAGTGAAATCTCACGAGAGATAG
- a CDS encoding GNAT family N-acetyltransferase has translation MIITKQEYKVKGLNYTIRSAVKTDAKGLSGLRLQVDGETEHMDRVPGEAFIDESGFETIIERDTNHPRNICLVTEANGRIIGYSRCEGHDLQRFKHKVEFGVGVLKQYWGFGVGANLLQASISWADANGITKIILSGVLETNEKAIRLYKSLGFEVEGILKKDRILSDGKYYSTYMMARYTD, from the coding sequence ATGATCATTACCAAGCAGGAATACAAGGTGAAAGGTCTGAATTACACGATCCGCTCAGCAGTTAAGACAGACGCGAAGGGTCTGTCCGGGTTAAGGCTTCAGGTTGACGGGGAGACCGAGCATATGGACCGGGTGCCGGGAGAAGCTTTTATTGATGAATCCGGATTTGAAACTATCATCGAGAGGGATACGAACCATCCGCGGAATATATGCCTGGTTACGGAAGCGAACGGCAGAATCATTGGTTATTCCCGGTGTGAAGGACATGATCTGCAGCGGTTTAAGCACAAAGTGGAATTTGGAGTAGGAGTTTTGAAACAATATTGGGGCTTCGGAGTGGGCGCAAACCTTTTGCAAGCATCCATTTCCTGGGCTGACGCAAACGGAATAACCAAAATCATTCTAAGCGGCGTTCTGGAAACCAATGAGAAGGCGATCCGCTTGTACAAGAGCCTTGGTTTTGAAGTCGAAGGTATATTGAAGAAGGACCGTATCCTGTCAGACGGGAAATATTACAGTACATATATGATGGCGAGATATACAGATTAG
- a CDS encoding TerD family protein, with the protein MTVELIKGQKCNLTKDTPLLTRIIVGMGWHNTGSAVEVDFSAFLLTPSQSVSKDEDLIFYGNASTPDQSVSVLQSDKKTYAGLTDNTQIAVSLSKIPAEYERIAFALTIYEAEKRQHSFSLLDDAYLRIINAADGTELLRYRLGKAFTVETAIVAGEIYRYQNEWKFSAVGSGYAGGLAALCQSYGIRINDILPSVQPASRVVQPQQSPLILPELRSRPKPAGHLPPSLPASPPASPASPASPPAPPLNPGILLLKQRGERINLQKGTGSLGEILINLNWVQTQSSGWFGSKGIDLDLGCLFELKNGLKGSVQALGESFGSLNRPPYISLDGDDRTGSIATGENLRINGHYLSEISRIVVFAFIYEGITNWSQADARVTIRQQNGPEIEVRLDEHNNNKGMCAIAMIRNQQDETFSVERLVEYFAGHEELDQHYNWNLRWEAGSK; encoded by the coding sequence ATGACCGTTGAACTGATAAAGGGACAAAAATGCAACTTAACAAAAGATACGCCTCTCCTTACCCGTATCATCGTCGGAATGGGCTGGCACAATACGGGCTCTGCGGTTGAGGTTGATTTTTCCGCCTTTTTGCTTACGCCATCCCAGAGCGTCTCAAAAGATGAGGACCTTATTTTTTATGGCAACGCTTCTACTCCGGACCAGTCTGTAAGTGTATTGCAGTCTGATAAAAAAACTTACGCAGGGTTAACCGACAACACACAAATCGCTGTCAGTCTCAGTAAGATTCCCGCAGAATACGAGCGGATTGCATTTGCACTAACGATTTATGAGGCTGAGAAGCGGCAGCATAGCTTCTCGCTGCTGGATGATGCCTATTTACGGATCATCAACGCTGCTGATGGAACTGAGCTTCTCCGCTACAGGCTGGGTAAAGCGTTCACTGTAGAGACCGCGATTGTCGCCGGAGAAATCTACAGATACCAGAATGAATGGAAATTCAGCGCAGTGGGTTCCGGATATGCAGGCGGCTTAGCCGCCCTATGCCAAAGTTATGGGATTCGGATCAATGACATTCTGCCGTCTGTTCAGCCCGCCAGCCGGGTCGTTCAGCCGCAGCAGTCTCCCCTTATTCTCCCGGAGCTGAGGTCACGGCCGAAACCGGCGGGTCATTTACCTCCTTCTTTACCAGCTTCACCACCAGCATCGCCAGCATCGCCTGCGTCACCTCCAGCCCCTCCATTAAATCCGGGTATCCTCCTGCTTAAGCAACGCGGGGAGCGGATCAATTTACAGAAAGGGACTGGATCACTAGGCGAGATCCTGATTAACCTGAACTGGGTGCAGACCCAATCATCCGGCTGGTTCGGCAGCAAAGGCATCGATCTTGATCTCGGTTGTCTGTTTGAACTAAAAAATGGGCTGAAGGGCTCTGTCCAGGCACTCGGTGAGTCCTTCGGCAGCTTGAACAGGCCGCCCTACATCTCCCTGGACGGGGATGACCGCACCGGATCGATCGCCACAGGTGAGAATCTGCGGATTAACGGCCATTATCTTTCCGAGATCAGCCGGATTGTTGTCTTTGCCTTTATCTATGAGGGAATCACAAACTGGTCGCAGGCTGACGCCCGTGTGACTATCAGGCAGCAGAACGGACCTGAGATCGAAGTCCGGCTGGATGAGCATAACAATAATAAGGGAATGTGTGCCATCGCCATGATTCGTAATCAGCAGGATGAGACCTTCAGCGTGGAGCGGCTCGTAGAATATTTCGCCGGACATGAGGAATTGGATCAGCACTATAACTGGAATCTGAGATGGGAAGCCGGGAGTAAATAG
- a CDS encoding IS1096 element passenger TnpR family protein, with amino-acid sequence MKNNQAQSFKVTLSDRNVAVRGRPFRNIVIAAEDSLYALAEISIEAFDFDLDHAFGFYDNIKNWTRSEKGYELFADIGEKTKFPGVNRAKINKVFHTPKQKMLLLFDYGDEWHFIVQYLGTIEVSPGQKLPMIMESNGEVPNQYGGFGDEEEYEDEDE; translated from the coding sequence ATGAAGAATAATCAAGCACAATCTTTTAAAGTGACTTTAAGCGATAGGAACGTTGCGGTTCGTGGACGGCCTTTCCGTAATATAGTTATTGCTGCCGAAGACTCATTGTATGCTCTGGCGGAAATTTCGATTGAAGCCTTTGATTTTGATCTGGATCACGCCTTTGGCTTCTATGATAATATCAAAAACTGGACACGCTCTGAAAAAGGCTACGAGCTGTTTGCCGATATCGGTGAGAAGACGAAGTTCCCCGGCGTGAACAGGGCAAAAATCAATAAAGTATTCCATACTCCTAAACAAAAGATGTTACTCTTATTCGACTACGGTGATGAATGGCATTTTATTGTTCAGTATCTGGGAACTATAGAGGTGAGTCCGGGTCAGAAATTACCGATGATTATGGAGAGTAACGGAGAGGTGCCTAATCAATATGGAGGTTTCGGAGACGAAGAAGAATATGAGGACGAAGATGAATAA
- a CDS encoding ABC transporter substrate-binding protein yields MKKWLKVSLIMTMMVVVLSACGGNKADEDASGGSSNKLVVYTPNSEAMINALIPAFEKQTGVTVELVSAGSGELIKRIQSEKTNPYADVMFGGAYALFNDNADLFGEYVSPNDKDLLEGHTNTTGIMTSYVSDGSVLLVNTNLAGDIEINGYEDLLNPELKGKIAMADPANSSSAFAQLTNMLRAMGGDYTSDAGWDYVAKLLENLDGKIAGGSSKAHKSVADGEYVVALTYEDPAVSYVKDGAPVKVVYPEEGTVFLDAVAGVVKGSQNQENARKFIDFLISKEGQDALGQETTNRPLRTDAAIGDFMTPIDQIKVIDEDVAYVAENKAAIVERYTELFTNIAE; encoded by the coding sequence ATGAAAAAGTGGTTAAAGGTGTCACTTATTATGACAATGATGGTGGTTGTGCTCTCTGCATGCGGAGGAAACAAAGCGGATGAAGATGCTTCAGGCGGCAGCTCGAACAAACTGGTAGTCTATACCCCGAACAGTGAAGCAATGATTAATGCACTTATCCCGGCATTCGAGAAGCAGACTGGCGTTACAGTGGAGCTGGTATCGGCAGGCAGCGGCGAGCTGATCAAACGGATTCAGTCAGAGAAAACCAACCCGTATGCTGACGTCATGTTCGGCGGAGCTTATGCACTGTTTAACGATAATGCGGATTTGTTCGGGGAATATGTCTCACCGAATGATAAGGACCTATTAGAAGGTCACACCAATACGACTGGCATCATGACCTCTTACGTATCGGACGGAAGTGTGCTGCTAGTAAACACGAATCTCGCAGGTGATATTGAAATTAACGGTTATGAGGATCTGCTCAATCCGGAGCTGAAGGGCAAGATCGCGATGGCGGACCCGGCCAACTCCAGCTCGGCGTTCGCTCAGTTGACCAATATGCTTAGAGCTATGGGCGGAGATTATACCTCTGATGCAGGCTGGGATTATGTAGCCAAGCTACTGGAGAATCTGGATGGGAAAATTGCAGGAGGGTCCAGCAAAGCGCACAAAAGTGTTGCTGATGGTGAATACGTAGTGGCGTTAACCTACGAAGATCCGGCAGTCAGCTACGTAAAAGACGGTGCGCCGGTAAAGGTGGTATATCCGGAAGAGGGAACGGTGTTCCTCGATGCGGTAGCCGGCGTTGTTAAGGGTTCTCAGAATCAGGAGAACGCCCGCAAGTTCATCGACTTCCTGATCTCCAAAGAAGGTCAGGATGCGCTAGGACAAGAAACGACCAACCGTCCGCTGCGCACCGATGCTGCGATCGGAGACTTCATGACACCGATAGACCAAATCAAGGTGATTGATGAGGACGTAGCCTACGTTGCAGAGAATAAGGCAGCTATTGTGGAGCGTTATACTGAGCTGTTTACCAATATTGCTGAATAA
- a CDS encoding ABC transporter ATP-binding protein: MSVAISFKDIVKKYGDTTVIPELSLDIQKGEFFTLLGPSGCGKTTLLRMVAGFNSIEGGDLGFNDKVMNNVPPGKRNIGMVFQNYAIFPHLSVSENVAFGLQNRKVGKGELQRRVEEILDTVQIEVYKNRMPKNLSGGQQQRVALARAIVINPDVLLMDEPLSNLDAQLRVDMRNAIKRIQREVGITTVYVTHDQEEAMAVSDRIAVMKSGIIQQVGTPRDIYQRPANLFVATFIGRTNVIEAKLENGAEGDAVLRIGSSYLLAVPGLPAELKSAGASEVKISVRPEEFVLSEDGTGLAGTVVNNVFLGLNTHLVVALENGQEVEIIQQSASTEVVDIGRKVALAILPGTVNVYDASGERNLNRGLGS; the protein is encoded by the coding sequence ATGAGCGTTGCGATATCCTTCAAGGACATTGTCAAAAAATATGGCGATACTACCGTTATCCCCGAGCTGTCTTTGGATATTCAAAAGGGTGAGTTCTTCACCCTTTTGGGTCCTTCAGGCTGCGGGAAGACGACACTGCTGCGGATGGTGGCCGGCTTTAACAGTATTGAAGGCGGGGATCTCGGCTTCAATGATAAAGTGATGAATAACGTTCCACCGGGCAAACGGAATATCGGAATGGTATTTCAGAATTATGCGATCTTTCCGCATTTAAGCGTATCCGAGAATGTTGCGTTCGGGCTGCAGAACCGTAAAGTGGGCAAAGGAGAGTTGCAGCGAAGAGTGGAGGAGATTCTGGATACGGTGCAGATTGAGGTATACAAAAACAGAATGCCTAAGAATTTGTCAGGCGGTCAGCAGCAGCGTGTAGCGCTGGCGCGGGCCATCGTTATTAATCCTGATGTGCTGCTGATGGATGAGCCGCTCTCTAATCTGGATGCCCAGCTTCGAGTGGATATGCGCAATGCCATTAAGCGGATTCAGCGCGAGGTAGGAATTACTACGGTATACGTAACGCATGATCAGGAAGAGGCGATGGCAGTATCCGACCGGATCGCGGTTATGAAGTCCGGCATCATCCAGCAGGTGGGAACACCACGGGATATTTATCAGCGCCCCGCCAATCTGTTCGTCGCTACATTCATCGGACGGACCAATGTAATTGAGGCGAAGCTGGAGAATGGAGCTGAAGGCGATGCGGTTCTTCGTATTGGCAGCAGCTACTTACTGGCGGTGCCGGGGCTGCCGGCAGAATTAAAGTCTGCTGGAGCATCGGAGGTTAAAATTTCAGTCCGGCCGGAGGAATTTGTGCTGTCAGAGGACGGTACAGGCCTTGCCGGGACAGTTGTGAACAATGTTTTTCTGGGACTCAATACGCATCTGGTCGTAGCGCTTGAGAATGGACAGGAAGTGGAAATCATCCAGCAGTCGGCTTCCACTGAAGTGGTGGATATTGGCCGGAAGGTTGCTCTCGCTATACTTCCGGGAACGGTCAATGTCTATGATGCGTCCGGGGAACGTAATCTGAACCGGGGGCTAGGCTCATGA